CGGGTAGATGTCCTGGCTCAGTAGCGCTGCACGAGCCCCCTCATCCGACAGGTCCGCAGTGGCGTTCTCCAGCAACAAACCGGATCGCAGACATCGTTGCACACCCGCGTGTGCCTCGGACGCGCTCAGCCCCAGTTCTTTGGCCAGCCGTGCATAAGTCCACCGCTCGCTGCCGAGGGCAACCAGCTTGAGCGCAACCAGCAAGTCTTGGGGTTTCAGCAACATTGATCTTTATTCGCGAATTGCGAATAAATTCTAACGCAACCGAGACAGATTTGATCCAACTGCCACGATCACGTGATCTCTCGGCTTCTCAATCGCCAGAGGACTGAGGCACCTTCTTGGTCCGTTTGGCGGAGGGCTTGCGAGCACCCACCTTGGCAACTGGCTCTCCTTTTGGCAAGGCCAAGTCCGAAAACGACACCGATGGCAACAGAAATGGCCCGTGCACCGAGCGGCTGGTGATGGTCACAACCAGCTCCCGAACCGCTCCAAAAAGCAGGGACACGCCATTCACCATTGCACGCACCCGTCTTTCTTCTGCCTGCCCTTCCGCCTGAACCAGATGCATGCGAACCAACCCACGCGCATTGACCTGAACCAAGTAAGGCGCCTGTTCGTCGGCCTTGGGGCCAACCTTCAGCAATAAGCGGACACCGTAGTCAGAATACTTTTCTTCCTCAGCAAACAGCTCGATACCGACCTCGGCCGAAATGTTCAGCTTTCCGGGGAAAAACACCAAGGTCGGGGAGACATCCGGGTCGGCCTTGTAGCCCTGAACAGGCTGCACCGATACACCGTCAAAAACGTACTCCAGCAGTTGCAAAGGACTAAGCTGCACAGGCTTCCTCCAACACCACGAATTCGTGGTTCGAAGCGTCGAACGTCAGACCCATGTGCTGAACCTCATACGCGCCGTGAAAGCGCTCTTGAACCGGCTTCATGGTCTTGCGGCTCATCCAGGACTGAACGTCGGGCTCGTCCTTCATCTCCAAGGTCAGCGCCGTGCGCTGACTCCAGGGTTGCGATGCAGCCGATACATCGGCTTTGCGAAACACCGTGTCGAACGTGTACCCGAGTGCTCCAGCCACTGCCGCGATGGTTTGCACCGTGATGTTTTCTTGCCCGGAAAGCACCTGCGATACGCGCGCCCGGCTCCACCCCAGCTTGCGCGCCAGATCGGCACGCGAAACGCCAGCGTGATTCAGCAGCAGTGTCAGGTCGGCTGCCACGTCCACG
This Hydrogenophaga taeniospiralis DNA region includes the following protein-coding sequences:
- a CDS encoding protein-export chaperone SecB, whose protein sequence is MQLLEYVFDGVSVQPVQGYKADPDVSPTLVFFPGKLNISAEVGIELFAEEEKYSDYGVRLLLKVGPKADEQAPYLVQVNARGLVRMHLVQAEGQAEERRVRAMVNGVSLLFGAVRELVVTITSRSVHGPFLLPSVSFSDLALPKGEPVAKVGARKPSAKRTKKVPQSSGD
- a CDS encoding helix-turn-helix domain-containing protein; the encoded protein is MAHKPLFGELIAAHEGLAEELKAVDVAADLTLLLNHAGVSRADLARKLGWSRARVSQVLSGQENITVQTIAAVAGALGYTFDTVFRKADVSAASQPWSQRTALTLEMKDEPDVQSWMSRKTMKPVQERFHGAYEVQHMGLTFDASNHEFVVLEEACAA